The genomic stretch GCGCTTGCAATGCTCATGACCTGGAAGGCGGCCCTGCTCAACCTGCCCTACGGCGGCGCGAAGGGCGGCATCGCCTTCGACCCGGCCGACTATTCGCAGGCCGAGATCGAGCGGATCACCCGCCGCTACGTCCATGAACTCCTGCCCGTTATCGGCCCCGAAATCGACATTCCGGCCCCCGATATTGGCACCAACGAACAGACGATGGCCTGGTTCATGGACACGTACTCGCAGGCCGTGGGCTACACGAGCCCCGGCGTCGTCACCGGCAAACCCGTCTCGCTTGGCGGCTCGCTCGGCCGCGCGGAAGCAACCTCACTCGGCGTCTACATCACCACACGTGCCGCCCTCGAACAGCTGGGCATCGCCGAAAAAGACGCCACGGTTGCCGTACAGGGCTTCGGTAAGGTCGGGCGTGGCGCGGCCCGCTTCATGGACGACGCCGGCATGAAGGTCGTCGCCGTTTCCGACGTCTTCGGCGCGGTCTACAACGCCGACGGCATCGACACGGCAGCCCTTGCCGATCACGTTGATGAGACCGGGAAGGTCGTCGGTTTCGCCGGCGCCGAGGCGATGGATCCCGCCGAACTGTTGCTACTCGATGTCGACGCCGTCGTCCCGGCCGCCGTCGAAGCGGTCATCACCGGCGACAACGCGGCCAAGGTCAAGGCAAAGATCGTGGTTGAGGGTGCGAACGGGCCGACCACGGCCGCCGGTGACGAGATCCTCAACGCGAACGGCGTGCTCGTCGTGCCCGACATCCTCGCAAACTCGGGCGGCGTGCTCGTCTCCTACTACGAATGGGTACAGTCGCGCGACAACTTCTTCTGGGACCTCGACCGGGTCCGCGAGTCGCAAGAAACGGCCATGCTCGCCGTGTGGGACGACGTCGTCGCCTTCGCGAAAGAACACGACATCAACCTGCGCGAAGCCGCCGTGTCGATGGCCGTGAAGCGGGTCCTCGACGCGCACAATATGCGCGGCCTGTTCCCGTGATCGGACCGCTAACTTAGCGTCGGCGGGGCTTGTTGCACCTTGGTGTGGCAGGCCCCGCCTTCTTTTTAAACGTTGAACACGAAAAGGCCACATAGGGCAAAGTAAGCCAGATAGATTCACAAATCTGAACCGTTGATATGGCGGGCACGGTCACAGCCAAGGCAGCGAATTCTCGGTTCGCGCGTACTTAAATCTCTCAGGCGTAAAGTACCCGATATGATGTCCGCCCCACCACAACAAGAACTCTGCGGCCGTTTCACCGTTGTGTTCATACTTGAACGCACAGTCTTCCGAGGCTCGCACCCACTGTCAGGGAACTTGAAGTGGCTTGATTTCGGCCACCTCTCCCGCGATGCGATCCTCGGCGACCTCGAGGTCGTACCGGCTCTGCAGATTAAGCCAGAACTGTGGCTCGACCCCAAAGTACTTTCCGAGCCGAAGCGCAGTATCCGCCGTGATCCCGCGCTTGCCGTGGACGATCTCGTTAATCCGGCGAGGCGGCACGCCGATCGACACAGCAAGCTTGTGCTGGGTGATTTCGAATCCCTCAATAAAATCCTTCATCAAGATCTCACCCGGATGAATGGGGGCATAAAGTTTTTCAGTCATCGCTCGCCTCAGTGATAGTCCTCGATTTTAACGTTTTCGGGTCCAGCTTCGGTGCACGCTCACGTCACCACACGAGCTCCGTGTCACGGTCGCCAAATGATCTGATCACACAACCAGTATCGCAAAACTTAACGCATCGCGTCAATAACGCTAAACGTTAAACGCGAACTTGACAACGTCGAACCTGTAGCGCAGTTAGTACGAGGCCCCTCGACGACTCGAATTGAGTCATAAACATCGCGTTGCAAGTGGGTCTCTGCTGAAACTTAGAGGTGCGTCTTTCTAATGAAACGAAGCCTAGCCTGCAATTCGTCCCCTAGACGTTGAACATGAATTCGACGACGTCGCCGTCGGCCATGACGTAATCCTTGCCTTCCATACGGACGCGGCCGTGCGCACGGGCTTCGGCGATCGAACCGTATTCGTCCAGCTCGTCGAACGACACCACCTGCGCCTTGATGAAGCCGCGCTCGAAATCGGTGTGAATGACGCCGGCCGCCTGGGGTGCCGTCCACCCCTTGTGGATCGTCCAAGCGCGGGCTTCCTTCGGGCCGGCCGTCAGGTAGGTTTGCAGGCCGAGCGTGTCGAAGCCGACGCGGGCCAGCTTGTCGAGCCCCGCCTCCTCTTGGCCGGTAGATTCCAGTAGCTCGCGGGCCTCGTCGTCGTCCAACTCGACAAGCTCCGACTCGAACTTCGCATCCAAGAAGATCGCCTCAGCCGGCGCCACAAGCTCGCGCAGCTCGGCCTGCATCTGTTCGTTGGCGAGGCCGTCCTCGTCGGTGTTGAACACGTAGATGAACGGCTTGGTGGTCATCAGATTGAACGACTTGAGAATCTGCTGATCGAGGTGCCGCCCGGCCGCATACAGGGTTGTGCCCTCACCGAGGATGTCGAGGGCCTCTTTAGCGGTGTCGACGACGTCGGCGCTGATCTTCTTGCCCGTCAGCTCCTTTTGGAGGCGCGGCAGCTGCTTTTCGAGGGTCTGCATGTCGGCGAGCACGAGTTCGGTGGTGATCGTGTCGATGTCCGACTTCGGATCGACCTTGCCGTCCACGTGGGTCACGTCCGGATCCGCGAACGCGCGCGTCACCTGGCAGATCGCGTCCGCCTCGCGAATGTTAGCCAAGAACTGGTTACCCAGCCCCTCCCCCTCCGAGGCCCCACGCACAATGCCAGCAATATCAACGAAAGACACGGTGGCCGGCAAAATCTTTTCAGAGCCGAAAATCTCCGCCAGCCGTTCCAGCCGCGGGTCGGGTAACGGCACCACGCCCACGTTGGGCTCAATCGTGGCAAACGGATAGTTCGCCGCCAAAACGTTCGCGCGGGTGAGCGCGTTAAACAAAGTCGACTTGCCAACGTTAGGCAATCCAGCAATTCCAATGGTTAAAGACACGCGCCCATTGTACGGGCAATGTCCGCACTTTTCCGAACTGGACCCCACGCCGACGGCGTGCGCGGCGAGGCTCCGCTGGGCGCCGCCAGAGCTCAGCCGGGCGATACGGCAAGGCTCTGCCGGGCGAAATGGCGTCGTAGTCCTGTACTGTTAACTTTGTGGTGCGAGAAATCAAATCTTTCATTTTCTTCAGCGTCGGCGTTGCCATGTTGGCAATCGGCCTGGCATTCATCACGCAAAGTGGACTGGGGACGTCGGCGATTGGCTCGCCCATGTGGGTGTTCTCGGTGCTCACCTCGTTGAGCTTTGGAATGTGGAATTTCATTTTCAACGTGGCCTTCGTGGTGCTCCAATGGGTGCTGCTACGCAAAGATTTTCCGCTGTGGTATTGGATTCAAATACCGATCGCCATGTTCTTCTCCGGCATCCTCGACCTGACGATGAACCTGCTCGCCCCATACGTCCCGCAACAATACCAAGCTCGCCTGCTCTTCCTATTCGCCGGCGTGTTTATTGTGGCCGTTGGCGTGGCATTCGAGGTTGCGACCTCGAAATATTTTCTACCCGGCGAAGGGATCGTGAGCGCGATCGCGAAAGTGGGCGGCTGGCCGTTCCCCAAGGTGAAGGTAATCTTCGACGTCTCACTCGTCGCATTCGCAATCGTCGCCTCGCTCCTACTTTTCGGGCGCGTTGAAGGTGTGCGTGAGGGAACCGTGATTGCCGCCGTGTTCACGGGCGTGATCGTCGGCTGGATTCAACGGCCCATCGACGCCGCGTACGCGTGGTTCGTAGGGGCGCCGCCGAGCGACGCCGAAAGCCGGTAAGGCTGGCGTGACGGCGAGAGCCGGCAGGGCTGGCACGGCGGCCGATTTTGTCGGAGGCCTGTTTTAGGCTTCGATTATGACGATTTCTCTTGTTGCTTTGATGTGCGTCATCATGGTTTGCCTGGCGGTGGGCGCAGCAGCCGGGTTCTACGTGGGACGTGGGCGGGCACGCGACGCCGAGGCTCGGGCGAACGACGCCGCCGCGAAGCTTGCCGGCGCCGAGGTACGGGCCGCTGCCGCCGAAGCCCGCTCCGAC from Trueperella bialowiezensis encodes the following:
- a CDS encoding Glu/Leu/Phe/Val family dehydrogenase — its product is MSTTPTPYDDAKAQLKRAQEILGFSDDDYDLLATPRREVTVAVPVQRDDGTVEVLQGYRIQHNWSRGPGKGGIRYAANVDMEEVRALAMLMTWKAALLNLPYGGAKGGIAFDPADYSQAEIERITRRYVHELLPVIGPEIDIPAPDIGTNEQTMAWFMDTYSQAVGYTSPGVVTGKPVSLGGSLGRAEATSLGVYITTRAALEQLGIAEKDATVAVQGFGKVGRGAARFMDDAGMKVVAVSDVFGAVYNADGIDTAALADHVDETGKVVGFAGAEAMDPAELLLLDVDAVVPAAVEAVITGDNAAKVKAKIVVEGANGPTTAAGDEILNANGVLVVPDILANSGGVLVSYYEWVQSRDNFFWDLDRVRESQETAMLAVWDDVVAFAKEHDINLREAAVSMAVKRVLDAHNMRGLFP
- a CDS encoding HigA family addiction module antitoxin; amino-acid sequence: MTEKLYAPIHPGEILMKDFIEGFEITQHKLAVSIGVPPRRINEIVHGKRGITADTALRLGKYFGVEPQFWLNLQSRYDLEVAEDRIAGEVAEIKPLQVP
- a CDS encoding YczE/YyaS/YitT family protein — encoded protein: MVREIKSFIFFSVGVAMLAIGLAFITQSGLGTSAIGSPMWVFSVLTSLSFGMWNFIFNVAFVVLQWVLLRKDFPLWYWIQIPIAMFFSGILDLTMNLLAPYVPQQYQARLLFLFAGVFIVAVGVAFEVATSKYFLPGEGIVSAIAKVGGWPFPKVKVIFDVSLVAFAIVASLLLFGRVEGVREGTVIAAVFTGVIVGWIQRPIDAAYAWFVGAPPSDAESR
- the ychF gene encoding redox-regulated ATPase YchF, which translates into the protein MSLTIGIAGLPNVGKSTLFNALTRANVLAANYPFATIEPNVGVVPLPDPRLERLAEIFGSEKILPATVSFVDIAGIVRGASEGEGLGNQFLANIREADAICQVTRAFADPDVTHVDGKVDPKSDIDTITTELVLADMQTLEKQLPRLQKELTGKKISADVVDTAKEALDILGEGTTLYAAGRHLDQQILKSFNLMTTKPFIYVFNTDEDGLANEQMQAELRELVAPAEAIFLDAKFESELVELDDDEARELLESTGQEEAGLDKLARVGFDTLGLQTYLTAGPKEARAWTIHKGWTAPQAAGVIHTDFERGFIKAQVVSFDELDEYGSIAEARAHGRVRMEGKDYVMADGDVVEFMFNV